From a single Brassica rapa cultivar Chiifu-401-42 chromosome A01, CAAS_Brap_v3.01, whole genome shotgun sequence genomic region:
- the LOC103837282 gene encoding probable cysteine protease RD21C: protein MSTRITFTFPSLVILSVLLASSYLGGVTAKVVDQNLAEQKLFERWLVENHKNYNGLGEKDKRFQIFTDNLKFVQEHNSVPNQSYELGLTRFADLTNEEFRAMYLRKKMERRTSRAPVKAERYLHKAGDSLPDEVDWRAKGAVAPVRDQGDCGSSWAFSTTGAIEGINKIKTGELITLSVQELVDCDRGYNDGCNGGLMDAAFLFIIANGGLDTEADYPYTATDNNTCNSDKKNTRVVTIDGYVAVPGNDEKSLKKAVAHQPVSVAIEAGGREFQLYKSGVFTGACGTDLDHAALAVGYGTSKEGQDYWIIRDSLGSNWGESGYIRLQRNVNDSAGKCGVAMLASYPTQSVVCDKSYTCPDKSTCCCVSESKGKCDSWGCCPFESATCCENGSSCCPQLYPVCDLEDGTCRAKANSPLSVKAFTRAPATATTKATNVLVSSA from the exons ATGTCTACTCGAATCACATTTACATTCCCATCTCTCGTGATCCTGTCGGTCTTACTAGCTTCCTCGTATCTCGGCGGCGTCACGGCGAAGGTGGTTGATCAGAACCTGGCGGAACAAAAGCTATTCGAGCGGTGGCTTGTGGAGAATCACAAGAACTATAATGGCCTCGGAGAAAAGGATAAGCGGTTCCAGATCTTCACAGACAACTTGAAGTTCGTGCAAGAGCACAATTCTGTCCCGAACCAGAGTTACGAACTCGGGTTGACCCGGTTCGCTGATCTGACCAACGAGGAGTTTCGAGCGATGTACTtgaggaagaagatggagaggagGACTAGTAGGGCTCCGGTGAAGGCAGAGAGGTATCTACACAAGGCTGGAGATAGCTTGCCTGATGAAGTTGACTGGAGAGCCAAAGGCGCCGTTGCTCCAGTGAGAGATCAAGGAGACTGTG GAAGTAGTTGGGCGTTTTCAACGACTGGAGCGATAGAAGGAATAAACAAGATCAAGACAGGGGAATTGATAACTCTGTCGGTGCAAGAACTTGTCGATTGTGACAGAGGTTACAATGATGGATGTAATGGTGGTCTCATGGACGCCGCTTTTCTCTTCATTATTGCCAATGGTGGTCTTGACACTGAGGCAGATTATCCTTACACCGCCACTGATAATAACACATGCAATTCTGACAAG AAGAACACTCGTGTTGTTACCATCGATGGTTATGTGGCCGTTCCTGGAAACGACGAGAAGTCTTTGAAGAAGGCTGTTGCTCACCAACCAGTTAGTGTTGCAATCGAAGCCGGTGGACGAGAATTCCAGCTTTACAAATCA gGTGTGTTTACTGGAGCATGTGGAACAGATTTGGACCATGCTGCGCTAGCTGTGGGATACGGAACCTCCAAAGAAGGTCAAGACTACTGGATCATCCGTGACTCATTAGGATCAAACTGGGGAGAGAGCGGATACATTAGGCTCCAACGTAACGTCAATGATTCGGCAGGGAAATGTGGTGTGGCGATGTTGGCTTCTTACCCTACCCAGTCTGTTGTTTGTGACAAGTCTTACACTTGTCCAGACAAGTCCACTTGTTGTTGTGTCAGTGAGTCCAAAGGAAAATGTGATAGCTGGGGATGTTGTCCGTTTGAGTCAGCCACTTGCTGTGAGAACGGCTCTAGCTGCTGCCCTCAGTTATACCCTGTCTGCGATTTGGAGGATGGTACTTGTAGAGCG AAGGCAAACAGTCCGTTAAGTGTAAAAGCTTTTACCCGAGCCCCAGCGACTGCGACCACTAAGGCTACTAACGTGCTTGTGAGCAGCGcttga
- the LOC103837273 gene encoding phosphatidylinositol 3,4,5-trisphosphate 3-phosphatase and protein-tyrosine-phosphatase PTEN2A, producing MSSDSPAKGTPDGHPTPAAAIEAGTTDDSPKGVASKLSASGISTWAKSLKVPQPFSSARTDSDVDNTEKSAFAKFTSGLGLRLSPQPDETGKGTSQPGFIGTITKGLVDTSKNAVKAVQVKARHAVSQNKRRYQEGGFDLDLTYITENIIAMGFPAGDMSSGFFGYVEGFYRNQMEEVISFLETQHKGKYKVYNLCSERLYDVSLFEGKVASFPFDDHNCPPIHLITSFCQSAYSWLKEDIENVVAVHCKAGMARTGLMICSLLLYLKFFPTAEECMDFYNQKRCVDAKGLVLPSQIRYVKYFERILTYFNGENQPGRKCMLRGFRLHRCPYWIRPSITISDHNGVLFTTKKHPRTKDLSPEDFWFSAPKKGVMVFALPGEPGLTELAGDFKIHFHANQGDFYCWMNTTMMENRVILKTSELDGFDKRKLPSPGFMVEVVLADIDTAIPANPSSEPTSKAHEETSGANSSPAEGVTPVPGPNKETENHDKDDVFSDNETESTGATKTTPSASSQTPEAKHIEDETSGLASATEKVSISGNKGPSQPVSKAEATEKPTGVNASSSESSEFKVMAADASVFSFGDEDDYESD from the exons ATGTCATCTGATTCACCTGCTAAGGGAACACCAGATGGTCATCCTACTCCTGCTGCTGCTATAGAAGCTGGAACAACTGATGATTCACCTAAAGGGGTAGCTTCTAAACTATCCGCCTCTGGGATCTCAACATGGGCCAAAAGTTTGAAAGTCCCTCAGCCTTTTTCTTCCGCAAGAACTGATTCTGATGTAGACAACACTGAAAAGTCTGCCTTTGCGAAATTTACTAGTGGGTTAGGGCTTCGTTTGTCTCCTCAACCTGATGAGACCGGCAAAGGAACTTCACAACCCGGTTTCATTGGGACGATTACGAAAGGTTTGGTGGATACATCAAAGAATGCTGTCAAGGCTGTACAGGTTAAGGCTCGCCATGCCGTGTCCCAGAACAAAAGAAGATACCAG GAAGGAGGGTTTGATTTGGATCTGACGTACATAACAGAGAACATTATTGCAATGGGGTTTCCTGCTGGTGACATGAGTTCTGGCTTTTTTGGATATGTCGAG GGTTTCTACCGCAACCAGATGGAAGAAGTTATTAGCTTTCTTGAAACTCAACACAAG ggAAAATACAAGGTTTATAATCTTTGTTCAGAGAGGTTGTATGATGTGTCATTATTCGAAGGGAAG GTGGCCAGTTTCCCATTTGATGATCATAATTGCCCACCAATCCATTTGATTACCTCCTTTTGCCAAAGTGCATACTCGTGGTTAAAGGAAGACATTGAGAATGTTGTGGCTGTTCACTGTAAGGCGGGAATGGCGAGGACAGGGCTTATGATATGTAGTCTTCTGCTGTATCTGAAG TTTTTTCCGACTGCCGAAGAGTGCATGGACTTCTACAATCAGAAACGATGTGTGGATGCAAAAGGGCTTGTGCTACCTAGCCAAATT agATATGTGAAATACTTTGAACGAATTTTAACCTACTTCAACGGGGAAAATCAACCGGGCCGCAA GTGTATGCTTAGGGGGTTCCGGCTCCATAGGTGTCCTTATTGGATTAGGCCATCCATCACCATTTCAGATCACAATG GGGTTCTCTTTACCACGAAAAAGCATCCTCGGACAAAGGATCTATCG CCTGAAGACTTTTGGTTCAGTGCCCCAAAGAAAGGGGTTATGGTCTTTGCCCTACCTGGAGAGCCTGGTCTAACAGAGTTAGCTGGGGACTTTAAAATCCATTTTCACGCCAATCAAGGAGATTTTTACTG CTGGATGAACACGACAATGATGGAAAACAGAGTGATTCTGAAAACCAGTGAACTCGATGGGTTTGATAAG AGGAAGCTACCGTCGCCTGGATTTATGGTCGAAGTTGTTCTTGCTGATATTGACACAGCAATCCCTGCAAACCCTAGTTCTGAACCAACATCAAAGGCACACGAAGAAACTTCAGGAGCTAATTCTTCCCCTGCAGAGGGTGTCACACCGGTTCCTGGACCTAATAAAGAAACAGAGAACCATGATAAGGACGATGTGTTCTCTGATAACGAAACAGAGTCAACGGGCGCAACCAAAACCACACCATCGGCTTCTTCTCAAACCCCAGAAGCCAAACATATCGAAGATGAAACCTCTGGTCTAGCTAGTGCGACCGAGAAAGTGTCTATATCTGGAAACAAGGGACCATCTCAGCCGGTTAGCAAGGCTGAAGCGACAGAGAAACCTACTGGGGTCAACGCATCAAGCTCAGAGAGTAGCGAGTTCAAGGTTATGGCGGCTGATGCATCTGTGTTCTCGTTTGGAGATGAAGACGACTACGAAAGCGACTGA